Below is a genomic region from Cucurbita pepo subsp. pepo cultivar mu-cu-16 unplaced genomic scaffold, ASM280686v2 Cp4.1_scaffold001685, whole genome shotgun sequence.
AAAACAACCATTTTCTAAACATCAAATGATTCGGCTGTACTATCCGTGGACTGTTGTCGTTGGTGTTCAGGCATTGGACTCCTGGGACTCCTGCTTTCTACTTGATCCACATCAATGCCAATTTCATCTCTTGTCGTTGACACCATATTTTGGTTAAATCTATTGTTCTGTCTTTGTTTTAGAATTCGGGACAGAACTTGTACGTTGTCTCTCATCGAAGGTCGTTTTTTCGGAACACGGTTAATGGATTTGTATGCCAGAGCTGCTACTTCATTCAGCTCTTGAGCGTCGAAGTTTCCATCCAGACGGGAATCAACAAGCTCTTCCCACCCAACTTTCCCATCAGAATTCATGGCAGCCTAACcatcatcaaacaaaaaatgtgTGGTTTTAGATGAATGGTTTGGGATACTAGTTCCAAATAAGGGCTTATGGAAACAAAGATAGTAGTCAATAAAA
It encodes:
- the LOC111786451 gene encoding calcium/calmodulin-regulated receptor-like kinase 1; the protein is MLNQVADFGLSREEVVDSHAANIRGTLGYLDPEYISSKTFNKKSDVYSFGVLLFEIIAGRNPQQGLMEYVELAAMNSDGKVGWEELVDSRLDGNFDAQELNEVAALAYKSINRVPKKRPSMRDNVQVLSRILKQRQNNRFNQNMVSTTRDEIGIDVDQVESRSPRSPMPEHQRQQSTDSTAESFDV